A region from the Streptomyces tsukubensis genome encodes:
- a CDS encoding bifunctional DNA primase/polymerase, whose amino-acid sequence MGFTIGGSRGIRDIRSARPGSRRRGRAAERAVTAVAEYTGLWGWAVVPGAGAVAGGACPCGGAECASPGVHPLPFAAEIPAGATLDEVGEAWAAVAGAAVLLPVGRSFDVLDVAADAGRRALVRMERMGLPLGPVTAGPDGRCQFFVAPGAASALPELLYRMGWDDADLDLHCPGPDEYIAAPPSEFAGLGPVDWLRPPSLDTAAAPPEARLLLGTLAYSCHRSAVQGCAGDRTS is encoded by the coding sequence ATGGGCTTCACGATCGGCGGCAGCCGGGGGATCCGGGACATCCGGTCCGCCCGGCCCGGCTCTCGGCGTCGCGGACGCGCGGCGGAGCGTGCGGTGACGGCTGTGGCGGAGTACACCGGGCTGTGGGGCTGGGCCGTGGTGCCGGGCGCCGGGGCGGTGGCCGGGGGCGCATGCCCGTGCGGCGGCGCGGAGTGCGCCTCCCCCGGGGTGCATCCGCTGCCGTTCGCCGCGGAGATCCCGGCGGGTGCCACGCTCGACGAGGTGGGCGAGGCCTGGGCCGCGGTGGCCGGGGCGGCCGTGCTGCTGCCGGTGGGGCGCTCCTTCGACGTACTCGACGTGGCGGCGGACGCCGGGCGCCGGGCACTGGTGCGGATGGAGCGGATGGGGCTGCCGCTGGGGCCGGTCACGGCGGGGCCGGACGGGCGCTGTCAGTTCTTCGTGGCGCCGGGTGCCGCGTCCGCGCTGCCGGAGCTGCTGTACCGGATGGGCTGGGACGACGCCGATCTGGACCTGCACTGTCCGGGTCCGGACGAGTACATCGCCGCCCCGCCGTCGGAGTTCGCGGGTCTTGGCCCGGTCGACTGGCTGCGTCCGCCTTCGCTGGACACGGCCGCTGCGCCGCCGGAGGCCCGGCTGCTGCTGGGGACACTGGCGTACAGCTGTCACCGCTCCGCGGTGCAGGGCTGCGCGGGGGACCGTACGTCCTGA
- the nsdA gene encoding transcriptional repressor NsdA: protein MNGGVPVDGSGTGANTGTGKRPNEMLGSWFVRSGWSKGELARQVNRRAREMGAHHISTDTSRVRRWLDGEQPREPIPRILSELFSERFGTVVAVESLGLRTAHQTPSSSGVDLPWAGPQTVSLLSEFSRSDLMLARRGFLGTSLALAAGPALVEPMQRWLVPAPGGEPAAPGAPAPGPQSAHRPPRLSGPELELLESTTVMFRQWDAQCGGGLRRKAVVGQLHEVTDLLQEAHPERSAARLFTCAAELAELAGWMSYDVGLQPTAQKYFVLALHAAKEAGDKPLGSYILSSMSRQMIHLGRPDDALELIHLAQYGSRDCATARTQAMLYAMEARAYANMGQPSKCKRAVRMAEDTFADAGLDGEREPDWIRFFTEAELNGENAHSYRDLAYVAGRSPTYASLAEPLMGRAVRLFRDDPVHQRSYALNLIGMATVHLLKQEPEQATELAGQALTVARRVRSERVNNRLRKTVDTAARDFGDVAEVLDLTDKLTAQLPETARAV from the coding sequence ATGAATGGGGGCGTACCAGTGGACGGCAGCGGAACCGGTGCGAACACCGGAACCGGCAAGCGCCCGAACGAGATGCTCGGTTCGTGGTTCGTACGCAGCGGCTGGTCCAAAGGAGAACTGGCCCGGCAGGTCAACCGCCGGGCCCGGGAGATGGGTGCCCACCACATCAGCACCGACACCTCCCGGGTGCGCCGGTGGCTGGACGGCGAACAGCCGCGCGAACCGATCCCCCGTATCCTCTCCGAACTGTTCTCCGAACGGTTCGGCACGGTCGTCGCCGTCGAGAGCCTCGGGCTGCGCACGGCACACCAGACCCCCTCGTCCTCCGGGGTCGACCTGCCGTGGGCGGGGCCGCAGACCGTCTCCCTCCTCAGCGAGTTCTCCCGCAGCGATCTGATGCTGGCCCGGCGCGGCTTCCTCGGTACGTCGCTGGCGCTGGCCGCCGGGCCCGCCCTCGTCGAACCGATGCAGCGCTGGCTGGTGCCGGCCCCCGGCGGCGAACCGGCCGCCCCCGGCGCCCCGGCCCCCGGACCGCAGTCCGCCCACCGCCCGCCCCGGCTCTCCGGCCCCGAACTGGAACTGCTGGAGTCCACGACGGTCATGTTCCGCCAGTGGGACGCCCAGTGCGGCGGCGGGCTGCGGCGCAAGGCGGTCGTGGGCCAGCTCCACGAGGTCACCGACCTCCTCCAGGAAGCCCATCCGGAGCGCTCCGCGGCCCGCCTGTTCACCTGCGCCGCCGAGCTGGCCGAGCTGGCCGGCTGGATGAGCTACGACGTCGGCCTCCAGCCCACCGCCCAGAAGTACTTCGTCCTCGCCCTGCACGCCGCCAAGGAAGCCGGGGACAAGCCGCTCGGCTCGTACATCCTCTCCTCCATGAGCCGCCAGATGATCCACCTCGGCCGGCCCGACGACGCCCTCGAACTCATCCACCTCGCCCAGTACGGCAGCCGGGACTGCGCCACCGCCCGTACCCAGGCCATGCTCTACGCGATGGAGGCCCGCGCCTACGCCAACATGGGCCAGCCCAGCAAGTGCAAACGGGCCGTCCGGATGGCCGAGGACACCTTCGCGGACGCCGGTCTCGACGGCGAACGCGAACCGGACTGGATCCGCTTCTTCACCGAGGCCGAACTGAACGGCGAGAACGCCCACTCCTACCGCGATCTCGCCTATGTCGCCGGGCGCAGCCCGACCTACGCCTCCCTTGCGGAACCCCTGATGGGGCGGGCGGTCCGGCTCTTCCGCGACGATCCGGTCCACCAGCGGTCCTACGCCCTGAATCTGATCGGCATGGCCACCGTCCATCTGCTGAAGCAGGAGCCCGAACAGGCCACCGAACTGGCCGGGCAGGCGCTGACCGTCGCCCGCCGAGTCCGCTCCGAACGCGTCAACAACCGGCTCCGCAAGACCGTCGACACCGCGGCCCGGGACTTCGGCGACGTCGCCGAGGTGCTCGACCTGACGGACAAGCTGACCGCGCAGCTTCCGGAGACCGCGCGGGCCGTCTGA
- a CDS encoding ammonium transporter translates to MPEGITTLAAEAPALSAANTGFLLICSALVMLMTPGLAFFYGGMVRVKSTLNMLMMSFISLGIVTLLWVFYGFGLAFGTDHGGVIGWSSDYAGLSGIGVTELWDGYTVPVYVFAVFQLMFAVITPALISGALADRVKFGAWALFITLWATVVYFPVAHWVWGAGGWLFEMGVIDFAGGTAVHINAGAAALGVILVIGKRVGFKKDPMRPHSLPLVMLGAALLWFGWFGFNAGSWLGNDDGVGAVMFVNTQVATAAAMLAWLAYEKLRHGACTTLGAASGAVAGLVAITPAGGAVSPLGAIAVGAISGVLCAWAVGLKFKLGYDDSLDVIGVHLVGGVAGSLLVGFFATGGVQSDAKGLFYGGGLEQLGKQAVGVGAVLVYSLAVSAALAFVLHRTIGMRVDEEVEISGIDRHEHAETAYDFSGAGGGTGTRTAAATAPGTGDSGDPDESEDRLVTVDSTRKVDA, encoded by the coding sequence ATGCCCGAAGGCATCACGACGCTAGCTGCGGAAGCCCCGGCACTGTCCGCCGCCAACACCGGCTTCCTGCTCATCTGCTCCGCCCTGGTGATGCTGATGACACCCGGACTCGCCTTCTTCTACGGAGGCATGGTCCGGGTGAAATCCACCCTCAACATGCTGATGATGAGCTTCATCAGCCTCGGCATCGTGACCCTCCTGTGGGTCTTCTACGGCTTCGGCCTCGCCTTCGGCACCGACCACGGCGGCGTCATCGGCTGGTCGTCCGACTACGCCGGGCTGAGCGGTATCGGCGTCACCGAACTCTGGGACGGCTACACCGTCCCCGTCTATGTCTTCGCCGTCTTCCAGCTGATGTTCGCGGTGATCACACCCGCCCTGATCAGCGGCGCCCTCGCGGACCGGGTCAAGTTCGGCGCCTGGGCACTCTTCATCACCCTGTGGGCCACCGTCGTCTACTTCCCCGTCGCCCACTGGGTGTGGGGCGCGGGCGGCTGGCTGTTCGAGATGGGCGTCATCGACTTCGCGGGCGGCACCGCCGTCCACATCAACGCCGGAGCCGCCGCCCTCGGCGTCATCCTCGTCATCGGCAAGCGGGTCGGCTTCAAGAAGGACCCGATGCGGCCCCACAGCCTGCCGCTGGTGATGCTCGGCGCCGCACTCCTGTGGTTCGGCTGGTTCGGCTTCAACGCCGGATCGTGGCTCGGCAACGACGACGGCGTCGGGGCGGTCATGTTCGTCAACACACAGGTCGCGACCGCCGCGGCGATGCTCGCCTGGCTGGCGTACGAGAAGCTCCGGCACGGCGCCTGCACCACCCTGGGCGCCGCGTCCGGCGCCGTCGCCGGACTGGTCGCGATCACCCCCGCGGGCGGAGCCGTCTCCCCGCTCGGCGCCATCGCCGTCGGCGCGATCTCCGGTGTGCTCTGCGCCTGGGCCGTCGGACTGAAGTTCAAACTCGGGTACGACGACTCCCTCGACGTCATCGGCGTCCACCTGGTCGGCGGTGTCGCGGGCTCACTCCTCGTCGGCTTCTTCGCCACCGGAGGCGTACAGTCCGACGCCAAGGGCCTGTTCTACGGCGGCGGTCTCGAACAGCTCGGCAAGCAGGCCGTCGGGGTCGGAGCCGTCCTCGTCTACTCCCTGGCCGTCTCGGCCGCCCTGGCGTTCGTCCTCCACCGGACGATCGGCATGCGGGTCGACGAAGAGGTCGAGATCTCCGGCATCGACCGGCACGAGCACGCGGAGACCGCGTACGACTTCAGCGGCGCGGGCGGCGGCACCGGCACCCGGACGGCGGCAGCCACCGCCCCGGGAACCGGGGATTCCGGTGACCCCGATGAATCCGAGGACCGGCTCGTGACCGTGGACAGCACCAGGAAGGTGGACGCATGA
- a CDS encoding P-II family nitrogen regulator has product MKLITAVVKPHRLDEIKEALQAFGVHGLTVTEASGYGRQRGHTEVYRGAEYTVDLVPKIRIEVLAEDDDAEQLIEVVVKAARTGKIGDGKVWSVPVDTAVRVRTGERGPDAL; this is encoded by the coding sequence ATGAAGCTCATCACCGCCGTCGTCAAACCGCACCGGCTCGACGAGATCAAAGAGGCGCTCCAGGCCTTCGGGGTCCACGGCCTCACCGTCACCGAGGCCAGCGGTTACGGACGCCAGCGCGGGCACACCGAGGTCTACCGCGGCGCCGAGTACACCGTCGACCTCGTCCCCAAGATCCGGATCGAAGTCCTCGCCGAGGACGACGACGCCGAACAGCTCATCGAGGTCGTCGTGAAGGCCGCTCGCACCGGCAAGATCGGAGACGGGAAGGTGTGGAGCGTCCCCGTCGACACGGCCGTCCGCGTCCGCACCGGCGAACGCGGGCCCGACGCCCTCTGA
- a CDS encoding [protein-PII] uridylyltransferase: protein MRSHDTPTARTDPPPAPGTGPAGSHATPATPARAPDPAGPAPGAAEPAAGYAAARLHLLNDPHTPGAPRRAALAALTDRWLGHLMRAAQRDTGVTGSALVAVGGYGRGELSPRSDLDLLLLHDGTADPRAVAALADRIWYPVWDLGLALDHSVRTPAEARTTAGADLKVHLGLLDARPVAGDPGLVASLRTTVLADWRNRAPGRLPELAELCRERAERHGDLHHLLEPDLKEARGGLRDATALRAVAASWLADAPRDGLAEARRTLLDTRDALHLTTGRAGDRLALEDQDQTAARLGVLDADALLRRVYEAAGTIAYAGDVTWREVHRVLRARSTRRRIRTVLTGGARRTEPERTPLADGVVEHDGEVALARTARPERDPVLLLRAAAAAAQAGLPLSPHAVRRLAATAPPLPVPWPAEAREEFVTLLGAGEPTVAVWEALDAEGLITRLLPDWERVRHRPQRNAVHVWTVGRHLVETAVRAAALTRRVHRPDLLLVAALLHDIGKGWPGDHSEAGETIARDTAARMGFDAADAAVVATLVRHHLLLVQTATRRDPEDPVTVRTVAEAVGTMGTLQLLVALTEADALATGPAAWSGWRALLVDDLAERTGAVLEGAAPAAASAPGAEEERLAVEALRTGGPVLALRTHGDGDGSPGAEDGGAPEPVGAELLIALPDRPGVLPAVAGVLALHRLTVRSADLRELTLPAAGTGAVLVLNWRVAAAYGALPQPARLRADLVRALDGSLGLRARLAERDAARPRRRGAEPPPPRVTVAADASHRATVLEVRAPDAPGLLHRIGLALEDAGVRVRSAHVSTLGANAVDAFYLTADGGGPLSADAAEDLARTLAQALR, encoded by the coding sequence GTGCGGAGCCACGACACACCAACGGCGCGGACGGACCCGCCCCCGGCGCCCGGAACCGGACCGGCCGGTTCGCACGCCACCCCTGCGACCCCTGCGCGGGCGCCGGACCCGGCAGGCCCGGCGCCCGGGGCCGCCGAGCCCGCGGCCGGATACGCCGCCGCCCGGCTGCACCTGCTCAACGACCCGCACACCCCGGGAGCACCCCGCCGCGCCGCCCTCGCCGCCCTCACCGACCGGTGGCTCGGCCACCTGATGCGCGCCGCACAGCGGGACACCGGGGTAACCGGCTCCGCACTGGTCGCCGTCGGCGGCTACGGCCGGGGCGAACTCTCCCCCCGCAGCGACCTCGACCTGCTCCTCCTCCACGACGGCACCGCCGACCCCCGCGCCGTCGCCGCGCTCGCCGACCGCATCTGGTACCCGGTCTGGGACCTCGGCCTCGCCCTCGACCACTCCGTACGGACCCCCGCCGAGGCCCGTACCACCGCAGGCGCCGACCTCAAGGTCCACCTCGGACTCCTCGACGCCCGGCCCGTCGCCGGAGACCCCGGACTCGTCGCCTCCCTGCGCACCACCGTCCTCGCCGACTGGCGCAACCGCGCCCCCGGACGCCTCCCCGAACTCGCCGAACTCTGCCGGGAACGCGCCGAACGCCACGGCGACCTCCACCACCTCCTCGAACCCGACCTCAAAGAGGCCCGCGGCGGACTGCGGGACGCCACCGCACTGCGCGCCGTCGCCGCCTCCTGGCTGGCCGACGCCCCGCGCGACGGACTCGCCGAAGCCCGCCGCACCCTCCTCGACACCCGCGACGCCCTCCACCTCACCACCGGACGCGCCGGCGACCGGCTCGCCCTGGAGGACCAGGACCAGACCGCCGCCCGGCTCGGCGTCCTCGACGCCGACGCCCTGCTCCGCCGCGTGTACGAGGCCGCCGGGACCATCGCCTACGCGGGCGACGTCACCTGGCGCGAGGTCCACCGGGTGCTGCGCGCCCGCAGCACCCGCCGCCGGATCCGGACCGTCCTCACCGGCGGCGCCCGGCGCACCGAACCCGAACGCACCCCCCTCGCCGACGGCGTCGTCGAACACGACGGGGAGGTCGCCCTCGCCCGTACCGCCCGGCCCGAACGCGACCCCGTGCTCCTGCTGCGGGCCGCCGCCGCGGCCGCCCAGGCCGGGCTGCCGCTCTCCCCGCACGCCGTCCGCAGACTCGCCGCCACCGCCCCGCCGCTGCCCGTACCCTGGCCCGCCGAAGCCCGCGAGGAGTTCGTCACCCTCCTCGGCGCCGGCGAACCCACCGTCGCCGTCTGGGAAGCCCTGGACGCCGAAGGCCTGATCACCCGGCTGCTGCCCGACTGGGAACGCGTACGCCACCGCCCGCAGCGCAACGCCGTCCACGTCTGGACCGTCGGCCGGCACCTGGTGGAGACCGCCGTCCGGGCCGCCGCGCTCACCCGCCGCGTCCACCGTCCCGATCTCCTCCTCGTCGCGGCCCTGCTGCACGACATCGGCAAAGGATGGCCCGGCGACCACTCGGAGGCCGGGGAGACCATCGCCCGGGACACGGCCGCCCGGATGGGCTTCGATGCCGCCGACGCGGCCGTCGTCGCCACGCTCGTACGCCACCATCTGCTGCTCGTCCAGACCGCGACCCGGCGCGACCCGGAGGATCCGGTCACCGTACGGACCGTGGCCGAGGCCGTCGGCACCATGGGGACGCTCCAGCTCCTCGTCGCCCTCACCGAGGCCGACGCACTGGCCACCGGGCCCGCTGCCTGGTCCGGCTGGCGGGCCCTCCTCGTCGACGACCTCGCCGAACGCACCGGTGCCGTCCTCGAAGGCGCCGCCCCGGCCGCCGCCTCCGCACCGGGCGCCGAGGAGGAACGGCTCGCCGTCGAGGCGCTGCGTACGGGTGGGCCCGTGCTCGCACTCCGTACCCACGGCGACGGCGACGGCAGCCCGGGAGCCGAGGACGGCGGAGCGCCCGAACCCGTCGGCGCCGAACTGCTGATCGCCCTGCCCGACCGGCCCGGCGTCCTGCCCGCCGTCGCCGGGGTACTCGCCCTGCACCGGCTCACCGTCCGTTCCGCCGACCTGCGCGAGCTCACCCTGCCCGCCGCCGGAACGGGCGCCGTCCTCGTACTCAACTGGCGGGTGGCCGCGGCCTACGGCGCCCTGCCGCAGCCCGCCCGGCTCCGCGCCGACCTCGTCCGCGCCCTCGACGGCTCCCTCGGCCTCCGGGCCAGGCTCGCGGAACGCGACGCCGCCCGGCCCCGCCGCCGCGGCGCCGAGCCGCCCCCGCCCCGGGTGACCGTCGCCGCCGACGCCTCCCACCGCGCCACCGTCCTCGAAGTCCGCGCCCCGGACGCCCCCGGACTGCTGCACCGCATCGGGCTCGCCCTGGAGGACGCGGGCGTACGGGTCCGCAGCGCCCACGTCAGCACGCTCGGCGCCAACGCGGTCGACGCCTTCTACCTCACCGCGGACGGCGGCGGACCGCTCTCCGCCGACGCCGCGGAAGACCTCGCGCGTACCCTCGCACAAGCCCTGCGCTGA